The Candidatus Hydrogenedentota bacterium genome includes a window with the following:
- a CDS encoding NUDIX hydrolase — MNETWLHCETKYKGKIFDLKVGQAKLDDGTVAHREIIVHGGGVGVVPVFANSVMFVRQYRIAVEKEVLEIPAGRLEPGDSKERRAAVELEEEIGYRAGRLVHVASCHCSPGFTSELDHIFLAFDLEKTEQNLEQDERVEIVELTFDRCRQMLDRCEFVDAKTIIGLRELFARGFA, encoded by the coding sequence GTGAACGAGACGTGGTTACATTGCGAAACGAAGTACAAGGGAAAAATATTCGACCTGAAAGTCGGCCAGGCGAAATTGGACGACGGCACGGTCGCGCACCGCGAGATTATTGTGCACGGCGGCGGCGTGGGCGTGGTGCCGGTGTTCGCAAACAGTGTAATGTTCGTGCGGCAGTATCGCATCGCCGTGGAGAAGGAAGTGCTCGAAATACCGGCGGGCCGCCTCGAACCGGGCGACTCGAAGGAGCGGCGCGCGGCGGTCGAACTGGAAGAAGAGATCGGCTACCGCGCGGGACGTCTGGTCCACGTGGCGTCGTGCCATTGTTCGCCGGGGTTTACCAGCGAATTGGACCACATCTTTCTCGCGTTCGATCTGGAAAAAACCGAGCAAAACCTTGAACAGGACGAACGCGTCGAAATCGTTGAATTGACCTTCGATCGATGCAGGCAAATGCTCGACCGCTGCGAATTTGTCGATGCGAAGACGATTATCGGCCTGCGGGAACTGTTCGCGCGCGGGTTCGCATAA
- a CDS encoding SGNH/GDSL hydrolase family protein produces the protein MHCLLVVVFTTCTIIGADSEPTNATTHSRLPNVLIIGDSISIGYTPYVEAVLEGKAVVVHNEGNAAHSGNGLVKLDAWLGDTEWDVIHFNHGLHDLKYVDDSGKNVESKELGHIQVPLDQYEKNLDAIVTRLKQTRAKLIFATTTPFPDKPSGPLREVADCERYNAVALAVMKRHKIPVNDLYAFALPRLAELQRPNNVHFTDEGSEVLGGEVARRIESALATASRQTRPKHESIRGPGK, from the coding sequence ATGCATTGCCTACTCGTCGTTGTCTTCACGACATGCACGATCATTGGCGCCGATTCGGAGCCGACGAATGCAACAACGCACTCGCGGCTTCCCAATGTGCTCATCATTGGCGATTCCATTTCCATCGGGTACACGCCGTACGTCGAGGCTGTTCTCGAGGGTAAGGCGGTTGTCGTGCACAACGAAGGCAACGCCGCGCATTCGGGGAACGGTCTGGTAAAGCTGGATGCGTGGCTTGGCGACACCGAGTGGGACGTAATTCACTTCAACCACGGGCTGCACGATCTGAAGTACGTCGACGATTCCGGAAAGAACGTCGAGTCGAAGGAGCTTGGGCACATTCAGGTGCCGCTCGATCAATACGAGAAGAACCTTGACGCCATTGTGACGCGCCTGAAGCAAACTCGGGCCAAGCTGATCTTCGCGACCACGACGCCTTTTCCGGACAAACCTTCCGGCCCGCTTCGGGAGGTTGCCGACTGCGAACGCTACAACGCGGTCGCGCTTGCCGTCATGAAACGCCACAAGATTCCGGTGAACGACCTGTATGCGTTTGCGCTTCCCCGGCTCGCGGAACTTCAACGCCCGAATAACGTGCACTTCACCGATGAAGGCTCCGAAGTGCTCGGCGGAGAAGTAGCGCGCCGGATCGAATCGGCGCTGGCGACGGCCAGCCGGCAGACTCGTCCCAAGCACGAGTCGATACGCGGCCCGGGCAAATAG
- a CDS encoding addiction module protein: MATSIEHLAEEAMALPAELRARLADIHVGSLDDAELGDIDMVWLQEAKHRRDDVRAVRVTTIPGNEVLRKVRDSPR, translated from the coding sequence ATGGCAACAAGCATCGAACACCTAGCCGAAGAAGCGATGGCGCTTCCCGCGGAGTTACGGGCGAGATTGGCGGATATCCACGTTGGAAGTCTGGATGACGCCGAACTGGGCGACATCGACATGGTTTGGTTGCAAGAGGCCAAACACCGCCGCGACGATGTCCGGGCTGTCCGCGTCACGACCATTCCAGGTAATGAGGTCCTCCGCAAGGTGCGCGACTCGCCGCGCTGA